One Phoenix dactylifera cultivar Barhee BC4 unplaced genomic scaffold, palm_55x_up_171113_PBpolish2nd_filt_p 000427F, whole genome shotgun sequence DNA segment encodes these proteins:
- the LOC103723086 gene encoding SEC1 family transport protein SLY1-like codes for MALNLRQKQMSLIVRMLNLNQPSNPGGGISSATAVDSEEVYKILIMDAFCLGILSPLIHVNDLRKHGITLFFPIDKNRQSVPDVPAIYFVRPTPENVERIAADADRGLYESFHLNFSSSLPRPLLETLAFKTLEKDAVHRISKIYDQYLEFVTLEDSLFSLAQPKAYVQINDPSAGDREIEEIVEKIVGRLFCVLSTLRVVPVIRCARGGPAEMVASALDSRIRDHLLIKNNLFLESGVLASSFQRPILCIFDRNFELAVGIQHDWSYRPLVHDVLGMKLNRVTMPAEKAAAKSYELDDSDSFWASNSWSPFHKVAEEIETQLSKYKQDVDEVNKRTGGKDGVEFEGTDLIGNTKHLMNAVNSLPELTERKKMIDKHTNIATLLLGEIKERSLDGYCDLENDMLTKGSVDKSQLLSLLRGKGTKADKIRLAITYLLSLETTLQSEVESIEAALRESDVDTCAFQYVKKIKSLNASLAASASSTSRSNIVDWAEKLYGQSISAVTAGMKNLLSGGRQLALTRTVEALMEGKPNPEVDSYLVFDPRAPRSGSGAQLKGPFKEAIVFMIGGGNFVEYRSLMELAQRSQPVKHVIYGTTEVLNGAEFVEQLTELGQKMGLGSS; via the exons ATGGCGCTCAATCTCCGGCAGAAGCAAATGA GCCTCATTGTCCGGATGCTGAATCTGAACCAGCCTTCGAACCCTGGCGGCGGGATCTCCTCCGCTACCGCCGTCGACTCCGAGGAGGTCTACAAGATCCTGATAATGGACGCCTTCTGCCTCGGAATCCTCTCCCCCTTGATCCATGTTAATGACCTCCGTAAGCACGGCATCACCCTCTTCTTCCCCATCGACAAGAACCGCCAGAGCGTCCCCGACGTCCCCGCCATCTACTTCGTCCGCCCCACGCCGGAAAACGTCGAGCGGATAGCCGCCGACGCGGACCGCGGACTCTACGAGTCCTTCCACCTCAACTTCTCCTCTTCCCTCCCCCGCCCCCTCCTCGAGACCCTCGCCTTCAAGACCCTCGAGAAGGACGCCGTCCACCGGATCTCCAAGATCTATGATCAATACCTCGAGTTCGTTACCCTGGAGGACTCCCTCTTCTCGCTGGCCCAGCCTAAGGCCTACGTCCAGATCAACGACCCCTCGGCCGGGGACCGCGAGATCGAGGAGATCGTGGAGAAGATCGTCGGTCGCTTGTTCTGTGTCCTCTCTACCCTCAGGGTTGTGCCGGTAATCCGGTGTGCCCGCGGCGGCCCGGCGGAGATGGTTGCGTCAGCTCTGGATTCACGCATCCGGGACCATTTGTTGATAAAAAACAATCTTTTCTTGGAAAGTGGTGTTCTTGCGAGCTCCTTCCAGCGCCCGATCCTCTGCATATTTGATCGGAATTTTGAGCTCGCAGTTGGGATCCAGCATGACTGGAGCTACCGGCCACTGGTCCATGACGTGCTCGGGATGAAGCTGAACAGAGTGACCATGCCTGCAGAGAAGGCTGCTGCCAAATCTTATGAATTGGACGACTCCGATTCGTTCTGGGCTTCCAACAGTTGGTCTCCCTTTCATAAGGTTGCGGAAGAAATCGAGACCCAGCTGAGCAAGTACAAGCAGGATGTTGATGAGGTGAACAAGCGGACTGGTGGCAAGGACGGGGTTGAGTTTGAGGGCACCGATCTGATTGGGAACACAAAGCATCTGATGAATGCTGTGAACTCGCTTCCGGAGCTCACTGAGCGTAAGAAGATGATCGACAAGCATACCAACATTGCCACCTTGCTGTTGGGCGAGATCAAGGAGAGGTCTTTGGATGGTTACTGCGATCTTGAGAATGACATGCTGACAAAAGGAAGTGTAGATAAGAGTCAATTGCTTAGTCTGCTCAGAGGGAAGGGCACAAAGGCGGATAAGATTCGGCTTGCGATAACATACCTTCTTTCTCTGGAGACGACACTGCAATCTGAAGTAGAGTCGATAGAAGCAGCATTGAGGGAATCTGATGTGGATACTTGTGCCTTTCAGTATGTGAAGAAGATAAAGTCTTTGAACGCATCATTGGCAGCTTCAGCAAGCTCAACGAGCAGGAGCAACATTGTGGACTGGGCTGAGAAGCTTTATGGGCAGTCCATCAGTGCCGTGACTGCAGGTATGAAAAATCTTTTATCTGGTGGGAGACAACTGGCACTAACAAGGACGGTGGAAGCATTGATGGAAGGGAAGCCGAACCCAGAGGTGGATTCTTACCTTGTGTTTGATCCACGAGCCCCTAGGTCAGGATCTGGGGCACAATTGAAGGGACCATTCAAAGAAGCAATTGTCTTCATGATAGGTGGTGGGAACTTTGTTGAGTATAGGAGTTTGATGGAGCTGGCACAACGTTCACAGCCAGTCAAGCATGTCATATACGGTACCACGGAGGTTCTTAATGGGGCGGAGTTTGTCGAGCAGCTCACAGAGTTGGGGCAGAAGATGGGTCTAGGAAGCAGTTGA